In the Campylobacter lari genome, AAAATAGAAAATATCGATGTAGAAGAAGTGCAAATAGGGGATATTATAGAATTAAAAGAAGGCGATAGGGTTTTAATAGATGGAGTGTGTGTTAGTGGTAATATTAGCTTGGATATGTCTAGTTTAAGTGGAGAGAGTTTACCGCTTGATGTGCAAAAAGATAATATGATTTATTCTGCCTCTTTGGTTTTAAGCGGGAATGCTTTATATAAGGCAAATGCACTTTATAAGGATTCTAAATTAGCTAGGATTATTAATTTACTCGAAAACTCAAGTTCAAAAAAAGCCAAAATAGAAAAAATGGTACAGCAAGTAAGTAAGTATTTTTCACCTATTATCTTAACTTGTGCTTTGCTTTGTTTCGCTTTTACTTTTTTTGTATTAAATTTGGGTTTTGAAGAAGCTATGATACGCATGGTTTCTGTGTTAATCATAGCTTGTCCATGTGCTTTAGCTTTGGCTACTCCGGTGAGTTCTTTAGTAGCAATTAGTGCTGGTTTGAAAGAAAAAATTTTATTTAAAGAAGCAGGTGTTGTGGAGGATTTGAGCAAGTGTAATGTGGCTGTGTTTGATAAAACAGGGGTTTTAACAAAGGCTAGTTTGGAAGTTAAAAAAAGCTTTTTAGATGAGAGGTTAGATAAAAATGAGTTATTAAATTTCTTACACCTAACTAATCATCCAGTGGCTAAAAGTATTTTGAAATTTTTAGATCAAAAAATTGATAGTAGAATAGAATTTGAAAAAGTTCAAAATTTTCAAGCAAGAGGTTATAAAGCCTTTTTGGGTAAAGATGAATTTTTGGGAGGAAATGAGAAATTTTTCAAAGAAAACCATATGCAAGTACAAGAATTTCAAACTACGCATTTTATATTTGCTAAAAATAAAACTATATTAGCAGTTTTTGAATTAGAAGATAGTATAAGAGAAAACTCTGAAGAGTTGATTAGATTTATGAAAGAGTGTAAAATGCAAATTTATATGTTAAGTGGTGATAATTTATCTGCTGTGAGTAAGGTAGCTGAAAAATTAAAAATAAATAATTTCAAAGCCGCATGTATGCCAGAAGATAAAATGCAAACAATAGCTAATTTAAATCAAACAGGCAAGGTTTTAATGGTAGGAGATGGAGTAAATGATGCTTTAGCACTTTCTTATGCAGGTGTTGGGGTTTCTTTAAAAGAAGGATCTGAGCTTGCTATGGAAAATAGCGATATTATATTGTTAAAAAACGACTTAAAAAGTTTGCAAAAGGCTATGCAAATAGCTAAAAAAACTTATCAAATTATTAAGCAAAATTTAGCTTTTTCTTTGCTTTATAATGCTTTGAGTATGCCTTTAGCTTTTTTTGGTTTGATTAATCCTTTAATTGCAGCCTTATCAATGTCTTTTAGTAGTATAATAGTAATTTTAAATGCTTTAAGGATAAAAAAATGAATGGCGTTTTGATGATGATGATAGGTGTTTCTTTGGTTGCTTTATTTTTGGCAATTTGCGCTTTGCTTTGGGGTATAAAGAATAAACAATTTGATGATGATTATAAATTTACTACTTTAAGTGATAGTGAAGATGCTTTAAATGATGCAGTGATTTTAGAAAAAAGAAAAAAAGAAGCCATGGAAAAGAATAAAAAACAGCCATAAAGGCTGTTGAATTATTTTTTTAAGCTTTCGATATAATCTTCAATAGCTTTAAAATCTTCTTCTGTTAAGCCCTTAAGGTTGATTTTCATAATTGCGCCTTGGCCATAAGCATTTCTTTTACCTGCTGCATAATCTTTCATATATTGTAATCTTTCAGCTGCAGTTAGAGAATTTAAAGCAGGAACTTTATTAAGGTAAACTTTATCTGCTTTAGCACCATGACATACTGCACATTTTTTATAAAGTGTAGCACCATCTGCAGCAAAAGCTGAAACGCCAAGACATGCTAAAGCTGATAAAACAAGTAGCTTTTTCATTGTATCACTCCTATATAAATTGAAAATAAAATGTTTTTAATTATAAGATTTTTTTATTTAAAGTCGCTTAAAAATTTTTTTTACTTGATAAATTATAAAAATCTTAATAAAAATACATTATAATTTTTTTATGAAAACAAAGGCATTATTTTTAGATAGAGACGGTGTTATTAATATAGATAAAAAATACGTTCATAAAATTGAGGATTTTGAATTTTGCGATGGTATTTTTGAACTTTGTGACCTTTTTCAAAAGCAAAATTTTGTAATTTTTGTTGCAACTAACCAATCAGGTATTGCAAGGGCTTATTATAATGAAAAAGATTTTGAAATTTTAAGCTCGTATATGCTAGGTGAGTTTTTGAAAAAAGGCATTAAAATAGAAAAAATTTATCACTGCCCGCATTTAGAAAATTGTGAATGTCGTAAGCCAAAACCTGGTATGTTTTTAAAAGCACAAAAAGAATTTAATATAGATTTTTCACAATCTTTTTTTATAGGGGATAATTTAAGTGATATGCAGGCCGGAATTAATGCTGGTATAAAAAATCTATTTTTGATTAATGAAAATTATAATGATGATGAAAATTATAAGGTCTTTAAAAATTTAAAAGAACTTTTGCATTATTTAAAGGATAGAAAATGAAAATAGTGATAACGGGTGGAGCGGGCTTTATAGGCTCTGCTCTTGCTTTGGAACTTCAAAATAAGCATGAAGTCTTAATTGTGGATAAAATGCGTTCAAGTGCTACTTTTGAAAATGGAAATTTAGAAAGTTTTGGTCATTTTAAAAATATTTTAGATTTTGAAGGTGAGCTTTATGTGGGTGATATTAATGATGAAAAAACTTTAAAAGTTATAAAAGCTTTCAAACCTGATGTAATTTTTCATAAAGCTGCAATTTCAGATACAACTGTTTATGATCAAAACAAAGTTTTAAAGACTAATTTAAACACTTTTAAAGATTTTATAGAACTTGCCTTAGAGCTTAATGCAAAATTAATCTATGCAAGTTCAGCTTCAGTTTATGGAGATGCACCAAGCCCGCAAACTGTAAATTTAAGTGAAGCTCCTAAAAATCCTTATGCATTTTCAAAATTAATGATGGATAAATTAGCAAAAAAATACTTTGATAAAATGCATATAGTCGGGCTTAGATATTTTAATGTATATGGCAAGGGAGAATTTTTTAAAAATAGTACTGCTTCTATGATTTTGCAATTTGGACATCAAATTTTAGCGGGTAAAAGCCCGCGTTTGTTTGAGGGAAGCGATCAAATTTATCGTGATTTTGTATATATTAAAGATGTTGTGAGTGCAAATTTACAAGCTTTAGAAGCAAAAAGTGGAATTTATAATGTAGCTACAGGCAAGGCAAGAACTTTTCAAGATATAGTTGATATTTTACAAAAAGAATTAAACACTAATTATCCTTGTGAGTATATTCCTAATCCTTATAAAAACGCTTATCAATTTCATACCCAAGCAAAATTAGATGAGAGTTTTTCATATAAAGCTAAATTTAGTCTTGAAGAGGGTATAAAAGATTATTTAGATGAGATTAAAAGGCTTTATGAAAAGGAAGTAAATGCTTGATTTTTTAAGTTCTAAAAAGCCAAAAATTTTAGTTGTTGGGGATTTTATGGTGGATCATTATATATGGTGTGATTGTACTAGAATTTCTCCAGAAGCTCCTGTAATGGTGATGAAGTCACAAAAAGAAGATAAAAGACTAGGTGGAGCTGGTAATGTATATGCAAATTTAAAAAGTCTTGGTGCTGAGGTTTTTGCTCTAGGACTTGTGGGTGATGATGAGAGCGGGAGATTTTTAAAAGAGAATTTAAATGCAAAATTATTAGTAGAAAAAGGTAGAAAAACTCCTCTTAAGAGTAGGGTTTTATCACATTCTCAGCAAGTTTTAAGACTTGATGATGAGAATGATTTTGACACTAAATTAGAAGATGAAATTATCAAAGAGTATAAAAAAATTGCAAAAGATTATGATGCAATTATTTTGAGTGATTATGCTAAAGGAACTTTAACTTCAAAAGTTACAAAGGCTTTGATAGAGTATGCAAATACTTTAAATTTACCTATTTTGATTGATCCAAAAGGAAGTGATTTTAGCAAATATCAAAATGCAACCTTGCTAACTCCAAATAAAAAAGAAGCTACTTTGGCCTTAGGGGTAGAAAAAATAGATAATTTAGAAAAAGCTTTAAAAAAATTAAAAGACGATTTAAATCTAACTTATTCTATTATAACTTTATCCGAAGAAGGAATAGCACTTTTTGATGAAAAATTACATATTATTCCTGCAAAAGCTTTAGAAGTTTATGATGTAACAGGAGCTGGAGATAGTGTTATAGCTATGCTTGCTTATGCTTTGGCTTTAAAAGTTGACATTGCAAAAGCATGTGAGTTAGCAAATGATGCAGCGGCTGTTGTGGTAGCAAAAGTTGGAAGTGTGAGTGTAAGTCTAGAAGAGATTAAAAATCTAAAAAAAGCTTCTTTTGAAGATAAAATTAAAAGCAAAGAAGAGCTTGTAAAATTGATACAAGGTCAAAAAGTAGTTTTTACAAATGGGTGTTTTGATATTATGCATTATGGCCATATAAAATATCTTGAAAAAGCTAAAAAATTAGGAGATATCTTAGTTGTAGGTTTAAATTCAGATGAAAGCGTAAAAAGACTAAAAGGAAACTCAAGACCTATAAATTTAGAGTTCCAACGCGCATGTATGCTTGCGAGCATGTATTTTGTAGATTATGTAGTGATTTTTGATGAGGATACTCCTTATGAATTAATAGAGTTTTTAAAACCTGATGTGCTAGTTAAAGGAGCTGATTATAAAGGCAAAGAAGTAGTGGGTTCAAATTTAGTAAAAAAAGTAGAATTGATTGACTTTGAAGATGGATTTAGCACTACCAATATAATTAATAGGATTGCAAATGATAAATAAAATCGAAAAGGAATTTATTCAACATCAAAAAACCTTGGAGGAAAGTTTAAAATTAAAAGAGCAAATTGCTATGGTTGCTCAAGAGTTAAAAGTATGTTTGAAAAATGGAAGGAAAATTTTAATTTGTGGAAATGGTGGAAGTGCTGCAGATAGCCAACATTTTGCAGCTGAACTTAGCGGAAGATATAAAAAAGAAAGAAAGGCTTTAGCTGCTATTGCCTTAAGTACTGATACCTCTGCTTTAAGCGCTATAGGAAATGACTATGGTTTTGAATTTATTTTTTCAAGACAAGTTGAAGCTTTAGCTAGTGATAATGATGTGTTGATTGGAATTTCTACTAGTGGAAAAAGTCCAAATGTGATCAAAGCTTTTGAAAAGGCTAAAGAAATCGGTGTTAAATGTATAGGACTCAGTGGAAAGGGCGGTGGTTTGATGAATGCATTATGCGAGTATAATATAGTCATTCCAAGCGATGATACGGCTAGAATTCAAGAAATGCATATTTTAATCATACACTGCTTATGTGATTTGATAGAAGAAGAATATTAAGTTTGGGTTATTTTCCCAAACTTAAATAATATTCAATTTGATCTTTTTGTAAAATTCTAATTAAATTTGTACTTCCTGCAACACCTACTGGAAATCCTGCGGTAAGAGTGCAAACCCCATCTTTTTTCATAAGACCTTTTTCAACTCCAAGTTTTACAGAATTGCTTAAAAGTTCTGTTAAATTTTCATGCTTTTCTATTAATATAGCAGGTTGAACCCCCCA is a window encoding:
- a CDS encoding heavy metal translocating P-type ATPase, which translates into the protein MKCKHCQLSFRQDQMIEKNGNYFCCKGCESVYEILQENNLEEFYEKLGNQTLTPAIIEHNVKDYEKYIQKTKEGFSEIFLLIEEIHCAACVWLNEKILIKSEGVIEVDINSITHKARIVFDEKSINLAKIIQSIESIGYKASVYLPTKNEQRATQTKRDFYAKLIVAIACVMNIMWISVAKYAGFFSGMEADTKDILHFAEFLLCAPVLFYTGSIFYKNAYYALKFKSVNMDTLVISGASLAYIYSIWAMFSRASQVYFDSVAMIICFVFIGKYLELLSKKKALDTLDHLRSFLSNEVRVLKNDKIENIDVEEVQIGDIIELKEGDRVLIDGVCVSGNISLDMSSLSGESLPLDVQKDNMIYSASLVLSGNALYKANALYKDSKLARIINLLENSSSKKAKIEKMVQQVSKYFSPIILTCALLCFAFTFFVLNLGFEEAMIRMVSVLIIACPCALALATPVSSLVAISAGLKEKILFKEAGVVEDLSKCNVAVFDKTGVLTKASLEVKKSFLDERLDKNELLNFLHLTNHPVAKSILKFLDQKIDSRIEFEKVQNFQARGYKAFLGKDEFLGGNEKFFKENHMQVQEFQTTHFIFAKNKTILAVFELEDSIRENSEELIRFMKECKMQIYMLSGDNLSAVSKVAEKLKINNFKAACMPEDKMQTIANLNQTGKVLMVGDGVNDALALSYAGVGVSLKEGSELAMENSDIILLKNDLKSLQKAMQIAKKTYQIIKQNLAFSLLYNALSMPLAFFGLINPLIAALSMSFSSIIVILNALRIKK
- the ccoS gene encoding cbb3-type cytochrome oxidase assembly protein CcoS; protein product: MNGVLMMMIGVSLVALFLAICALLWGIKNKQFDDDYKFTTLSDSEDALNDAVILEKRKKEAMEKNKKQP
- a CDS encoding cytochrome c553; translation: MKKLLVLSALACLGVSAFAADGATLYKKCAVCHGAKADKVYLNKVPALNSLTAAERLQYMKDYAAGKRNAYGQGAIMKINLKGLTEEDFKAIEDYIESLKK
- a CDS encoding D-glycero-alpha-D-manno-heptose-1,7-bisphosphate 7-phosphatase codes for the protein MKTKALFLDRDGVINIDKKYVHKIEDFEFCDGIFELCDLFQKQNFVIFVATNQSGIARAYYNEKDFEILSSYMLGEFLKKGIKIEKIYHCPHLENCECRKPKPGMFLKAQKEFNIDFSQSFFIGDNLSDMQAGINAGIKNLFLINENYNDDENYKVFKNLKELLHYLKDRK
- the rfaD gene encoding ADP-glyceromanno-heptose 6-epimerase — encoded protein: MKIVITGGAGFIGSALALELQNKHEVLIVDKMRSSATFENGNLESFGHFKNILDFEGELYVGDINDEKTLKVIKAFKPDVIFHKAAISDTTVYDQNKVLKTNLNTFKDFIELALELNAKLIYASSASVYGDAPSPQTVNLSEAPKNPYAFSKLMMDKLAKKYFDKMHIVGLRYFNVYGKGEFFKNSTASMILQFGHQILAGKSPRLFEGSDQIYRDFVYIKDVVSANLQALEAKSGIYNVATGKARTFQDIVDILQKELNTNYPCEYIPNPYKNAYQFHTQAKLDESFSYKAKFSLEEGIKDYLDEIKRLYEKEVNA
- the rfaE1 gene encoding D-glycero-beta-D-manno-heptose-7-phosphate kinase, producing MLDFLSSKKPKILVVGDFMVDHYIWCDCTRISPEAPVMVMKSQKEDKRLGGAGNVYANLKSLGAEVFALGLVGDDESGRFLKENLNAKLLVEKGRKTPLKSRVLSHSQQVLRLDDENDFDTKLEDEIIKEYKKIAKDYDAIILSDYAKGTLTSKVTKALIEYANTLNLPILIDPKGSDFSKYQNATLLTPNKKEATLALGVEKIDNLEKALKKLKDDLNLTYSIITLSEEGIALFDEKLHIIPAKALEVYDVTGAGDSVIAMLAYALALKVDIAKACELANDAAAVVVAKVGSVSVSLEEIKNLKKASFEDKIKSKEELVKLIQGQKVVFTNGCFDIMHYGHIKYLEKAKKLGDILVVGLNSDESVKRLKGNSRPINLEFQRACMLASMYFVDYVVIFDEDTPYELIEFLKPDVLVKGADYKGKEVVGSNLVKKVELIDFEDGFSTTNIINRIANDK
- the gmhA gene encoding D-sedoheptulose 7-phosphate isomerase, with translation MINKIEKEFIQHQKTLEESLKLKEQIAMVAQELKVCLKNGRKILICGNGGSAADSQHFAAELSGRYKKERKALAAIALSTDTSALSAIGNDYGFEFIFSRQVEALASDNDVLIGISTSGKSPNVIKAFEKAKEIGVKCIGLSGKGGGLMNALCEYNIVIPSDDTARIQEMHILIIHCLCDLIEEEY